The following proteins are co-located in the Pseudomonas cavernae genome:
- a CDS encoding acyl-CoA dehydrogenase family protein translates to MTNVLKKSTSTASPVPSEAELIQRARDLIPMLMDKAESVEKNRMVSKETIQAFVDAGFFKILQPAAYGGWEMNPAVFYKVLMELGRGCCSSAWNMMILGVHQWEFGTLSAQACEDVWGEDDAVIIASSYPPFGKVVEVEGGYMISGTWKTSSGCDHGKWGFLGGLRRDANGNVIDRLSMLVPSSAWEIEDDWHTFGLAGTGSKSLVVKETFVPYHRVHSLIRYENSDRGTHYLFPFNQIFFGAVSALIVGMAQGGIDEYIRQMSVRTNTTDGGGAALSPYVKDRLGNAVVRVRSARARLLQMMADTSDTVARRELVPTYDRVHHMLDIARVGRDCEEAVMLLFKATSARGIYLNNPLQRIMRDVIAASNHITQNADDTAGMLGAYLLGQTLPPMIFGLSAVSIND, encoded by the coding sequence ATGACGAATGTACTTAAGAAAAGCACCTCGACGGCTAGCCCTGTTCCCAGTGAGGCCGAGCTGATTCAGCGGGCACGCGATCTGATTCCGATGCTGATGGACAAGGCGGAGTCGGTGGAAAAGAACCGTATGGTCTCCAAGGAAACCATCCAGGCATTCGTCGATGCCGGCTTCTTCAAGATTTTGCAACCGGCCGCCTACGGTGGCTGGGAAATGAACCCGGCGGTGTTCTACAAGGTGCTGATGGAGCTCGGCCGCGGTTGCTGCAGCAGCGCCTGGAACATGATGATCCTGGGCGTCCATCAGTGGGAGTTCGGCACGCTCAGCGCTCAGGCCTGCGAGGATGTCTGGGGTGAAGATGATGCGGTCATTATCGCCTCGTCCTATCCGCCGTTCGGCAAGGTGGTCGAGGTTGAAGGCGGTTACATGATCAGCGGTACCTGGAAGACGTCCAGCGGCTGCGATCATGGCAAGTGGGGGTTCCTCGGCGGTCTGCGCCGCGATGCCAACGGCAATGTCATCGACCGCTTGTCGATGCTGGTGCCCAGCTCGGCCTGGGAAATCGAAGACGACTGGCACACCTTCGGTTTGGCCGGTACCGGCAGCAAGAGCTTGGTGGTCAAGGAAACCTTTGTTCCCTACCACCGGGTACATAGCCTGATCCGCTACGAAAACAGCGATCGCGGCACCCACTACCTTTTCCCGTTCAACCAGATCTTCTTTGGTGCGGTGTCCGCGCTGATCGTCGGCATGGCCCAAGGGGGTATCGACGAGTACATCCGCCAGATGAGTGTGCGCACCAACACCACTGATGGTGGTGGGGCGGCGCTCAGTCCCTACGTCAAGGATCGGCTGGGCAATGCCGTGGTTCGTGTGCGTTCGGCCCGCGCTCGGCTGCTGCAGATGATGGCTGACACCAGCGACACCGTGGCCCGCCGCGAGCTGGTACCGACCTACGACCGCGTCCACCACATGCTCGATATCGCCCGGGTCGGCCGCGATTGCGAAGAGGCCGTGATGCTTTTGTTCAAGGCCACCTCGGCGCGTGGTATCTACCTGAACAACCCGCTGCAACGAATCATGCGCGACGTGATTGCCGCCTCCAACCACATCACCCAGAACGCTGACGACACCGCCGGCATGCTCGGCGCCTACCTGCTGGGCCAGACCCTGCCGCCGATGATCTTTGGCCTCAGTGCGGTGAGCATCAACGACTGA
- a CDS encoding flavin reductase family protein — translation MSAQVMAMRQAESIGPVPTPDFCQAMRNLAGACVVIASADGSKRAGLTATAVCSITADPPQLLVCVNRNVYAHRVISGSRNLSVNVLGQQQETIAKRFAGMVEGVVGEERFADGLWADGLSGVPVLQDALVSFECKVVEVIPASTHDMFLCEVIGLAGRMNQESPLMYFNGNFAALG, via the coding sequence ATGAGTGCTCAAGTCATGGCCATGCGCCAGGCGGAATCTATCGGGCCGGTGCCTACGCCGGACTTTTGCCAGGCGATGCGCAACCTGGCCGGTGCCTGTGTGGTGATTGCCAGCGCCGACGGCAGCAAGCGCGCGGGCCTGACCGCGACGGCGGTCTGTTCGATCACCGCCGATCCGCCACAGCTGCTGGTGTGCGTCAACCGCAATGTCTATGCACACAGGGTTATCAGTGGCAGCCGCAACCTGAGTGTCAATGTGCTCGGGCAGCAACAGGAAACCATCGCCAAACGGTTTGCCGGCATGGTCGAGGGCGTGGTCGGCGAGGAGCGTTTCGCCGACGGGCTGTGGGCGGACGGGTTGAGCGGTGTGCCGGTGCTGCAGGATGCACTGGTCAGCTTCGAGTGCAAGGTGGTCGAGGTCATTCCGGCCAGCACCCACGACATGTTTCTCTGCGAGGTCATCGGTTTGGCCGGGCGGATGAATCAGGAATCCCCCCTGATGTACTTCAACGGAAATTTCGCGGCTCTCGGCTGA
- a CDS encoding alpha/beta fold hydrolase: MSIWLDFLGAEIRYVDLPTYGRTRIAEAGHGKPEALILMHGIGGHLEAYAKNVVALGEHYHVIAFDYVGHGLSAKKLDIEYSISDYVEQLRELLDVMGIDKAHISGESLGGVVTGGFAVRYPQRVMRAVFNTTGGIPIVSEQGRQDLKNLAELSAKSSGQKPSFDSVLARMQWLLYEGNWDLLSEELVNSRLAIYSREDFQASAPLVYSRLRKVNEGGTPDMIELEKVQCESLLLWTSHNPIHDVAAAELALPRLPKGQLYVMKKLAGHWPQYESPEEFNQVVLNFLSSGRVA, from the coding sequence ATGAGTATCTGGTTGGATTTTCTCGGGGCCGAGATCCGTTACGTCGATCTGCCCACCTATGGTCGCACTCGTATTGCCGAGGCTGGCCACGGCAAGCCTGAGGCACTGATCCTGATGCACGGCATTGGTGGTCATCTGGAAGCCTATGCCAAGAACGTGGTGGCGCTCGGCGAGCACTACCATGTGATTGCCTTCGATTACGTCGGTCACGGCCTGTCGGCCAAGAAGCTGGATATCGAGTATTCGATCAGCGATTACGTCGAGCAGTTGCGTGAACTGCTCGACGTGATGGGCATCGACAAGGCGCACATCTCGGGCGAATCGCTCGGTGGCGTGGTGACCGGTGGTTTTGCCGTGCGCTATCCGCAGCGGGTGATGCGTGCCGTGTTCAACACCACCGGCGGCATTCCGATCGTCAGCGAACAGGGCCGTCAGGACCTGAAAAACCTGGCCGAACTGTCGGCCAAGAGTTCCGGGCAGAAGCCCAGCTTCGACAGCGTGCTGGCGCGCATGCAGTGGCTGCTCTACGAGGGCAACTGGGATCTGCTAAGCGAGGAGTTGGTCAACTCGCGCCTAGCGATTTACAGCCGCGAGGACTTCCAGGCCAGCGCGCCTCTGGTCTACTCGCGCCTGCGCAAGGTCAACGAGGGCGGCACGCCCGACATGATCGAACTGGAAAAGGTGCAGTGCGAATCGCTGCTGCTGTGGACCAGCCATAACCCCATTCACGACGTGGCCGCTGCCGAGTTGGCGCTGCCGCGCCTGCCCAAGGGCCAGCTGTATGTGATGAAGAAACTGGCGGGGCATTGGCCGCAGTACGAGTCGCCCGAAGAGTTCAACCAGGTCGTGCTGAATTTCCTGTCCAGCGGGAGGGTGGCGTAA
- a CDS encoding VOC family protein → MAEISSLGYVGFGVSDLDKWQVFATDVMGMQIAQRDETSMSLRMDEYCQRFFLELNPCDDLIVAGWEFTSEPELESYVAELKAKGVELTQLSPELARRRHVEKAYTCQDPNGYAHEFFFGHGVANLKDQFRSKVLKGRFVTGDLGVGHILPFANRDNGPETVAFYKDVLKLRVSDYIRQEVQPGMLVEATFFHTKTGRHHSIATAQAPTPKVLNHFMVQVEDMDDVGLAYDRAKAAGLNIVLELGHHPNDKTFSFYAQTPSGFNYEFGWGGVVIDENSWEVKTYQQMSDWGHKRNPIVIQETEEHPLS, encoded by the coding sequence GTGGCCGAGATTTCATCTCTGGGTTACGTCGGTTTTGGCGTCAGCGACCTGGACAAGTGGCAAGTCTTTGCAACGGACGTCATGGGCATGCAGATCGCCCAGCGCGACGAAACCAGCATGTCCTTGCGTATGGACGAATATTGCCAGCGTTTCTTCCTTGAACTGAATCCGTGCGACGACCTGATTGTGGCGGGCTGGGAGTTCACCAGCGAACCAGAGCTGGAGTCTTACGTCGCCGAGCTCAAGGCCAAGGGGGTCGAACTGACCCAACTGAGCCCCGAGCTGGCGCGTCGCCGTCACGTGGAAAAGGCCTATACCTGCCAGGACCCGAATGGCTATGCCCATGAATTCTTCTTCGGGCATGGCGTCGCCAATCTCAAGGATCAGTTCCGCTCCAAGGTGCTCAAGGGTCGCTTCGTCACCGGTGATCTGGGCGTCGGTCATATCCTGCCGTTCGCCAACCGCGACAACGGCCCGGAAACCGTCGCCTTCTACAAGGACGTGCTGAAGCTGCGCGTCAGCGACTACATCCGCCAGGAAGTGCAGCCGGGCATGCTGGTCGAGGCGACCTTCTTTCACACCAAGACCGGCCGTCACCATTCCATCGCCACCGCCCAGGCGCCGACCCCCAAGGTGCTCAACCACTTCATGGTGCAGGTCGAGGACATGGACGACGTCGGCCTGGCCTATGACCGGGCCAAGGCCGCCGGCCTGAACATCGTGCTGGAGCTGGGCCATCACCCGAACGACAAGACGTTCTCCTTCTATGCGCAGACCCCCTCGGGCTTCAACTACGAGTTTGGCTGGGGCGGTGTGGTGATCGATGAGAACAGCTGGGAAGTGAAGACCTACCAGCAGATGAGTGATTGGGGCCACAAGCGCAACCCGATCGTGATCCAGGAAACCGAGGAGCATCCGCTCTCCTGA
- a CDS encoding sigma-54-dependent Fis family transcriptional regulator has protein sequence MSAQTGNGSAQTLGQAVLKDIITDLRFPDMKDLVEHLHFRPDEGAIWLAEKRMLLLHAEAFGTLREELLETMGTEYTRGLMTRIGYLSGSRDADLAIKTRINGSELDILAAGAQLHSLSGMVRVEPVRIEADQTKGYLYGEFTWTHSLEGDQHVALRGHSHDPICWMEVGYSSGFLTRLMGKRILVRETQCRGAGDEVCRAVARPIEDWDDPEEDLKFFQPRSTDRLTRNPPPEQMDTAEAKQAKAPFGLEFETQDPASLNRPVGNSAAYISVLHKILRVASTNASVLLLGESGVGKTMFAHEVHANSRRAQKPFIEINCAAIPEQLIESELFGVQRGAYSGATEPRPGRFEIADGGTILLDEIGTLSMTAQGKLLRVLQTGELERLGSNKTVKVDVRVIAATNEDLGDAVKHGRFRGDLFYRLNVFPVTIAPLRERKDDLPLLLESCVNKLSRLHGRHIPGITPRALQRVLDYQWPGNIREFENVIERAVILADDGDPIDIRHLSGIEEAEGTPQLGTVSWDQAPVIGIRLPKGEPAAVGAGQQENASHQQLLQLARRTLQRGPIKLPEIEDVYIEEAMKMSEGKVSKAAALLGLSRAQLDYRLKKMAGERLD, from the coding sequence ATGAGCGCACAGACAGGTAATGGCTCCGCGCAGACGCTCGGCCAGGCAGTGCTCAAGGACATCATTACCGACCTGCGCTTTCCGGACATGAAAGACCTGGTCGAACACCTTCATTTCCGCCCCGATGAGGGTGCCATTTGGCTCGCCGAAAAACGCATGTTACTGCTGCATGCCGAGGCCTTCGGCACGCTGCGCGAAGAGCTGCTGGAAACCATGGGCACCGAGTACACCCGAGGGCTGATGACGCGTATTGGCTACCTGTCCGGCAGCCGCGATGCCGATCTAGCAATCAAGACCCGTATTAATGGCTCGGAGCTGGACATTCTGGCTGCGGGCGCTCAGTTGCACTCCTTGAGCGGCATGGTTCGAGTCGAACCGGTACGCATTGAGGCCGACCAGACCAAGGGTTACCTGTACGGCGAGTTCACCTGGACGCATTCACTGGAAGGCGACCAGCATGTGGCACTCAGGGGCCACAGCCACGACCCTATCTGCTGGATGGAGGTCGGTTACAGCTCCGGCTTCCTGACCCGCCTGATGGGCAAGCGCATTCTGGTCCGCGAAACCCAATGCCGTGGGGCTGGCGATGAGGTATGCCGCGCCGTGGCACGACCCATCGAGGATTGGGACGATCCTGAAGAAGACCTCAAGTTCTTCCAGCCACGCTCGACGGACCGCCTCACTCGTAATCCGCCGCCCGAGCAGATGGATACTGCCGAAGCCAAACAGGCCAAAGCGCCGTTCGGTCTCGAGTTCGAAACCCAGGACCCGGCTTCGCTAAACCGGCCGGTGGGCAACTCGGCAGCCTACATTTCGGTCCTGCACAAGATTTTGCGGGTCGCCAGCACTAATGCGAGTGTGCTGCTACTGGGTGAAAGCGGAGTCGGCAAGACCATGTTCGCCCATGAAGTACACGCCAACAGCCGTCGAGCGCAGAAGCCCTTCATCGAGATCAACTGCGCCGCTATTCCGGAGCAACTTATCGAGTCGGAGCTCTTTGGAGTTCAGCGCGGCGCATACTCGGGGGCAACCGAGCCCCGTCCGGGCCGCTTTGAAATCGCCGACGGCGGGACCATTCTCCTGGATGAGATCGGCACCCTGAGTATGACGGCGCAAGGCAAGCTGCTGCGCGTATTGCAAACTGGCGAGCTCGAACGCCTGGGCAGTAACAAGACCGTCAAGGTAGACGTCAGAGTAATCGCGGCAACCAACGAAGACCTCGGCGATGCCGTCAAGCACGGCCGCTTTCGCGGCGACCTGTTCTATCGCCTGAACGTTTTTCCGGTGACAATTGCTCCACTGCGCGAACGCAAGGACGACCTACCACTGCTGCTCGAAAGCTGCGTCAACAAACTGTCTCGCCTGCACGGACGGCATATCCCTGGTATCACCCCGCGCGCCCTGCAACGTGTCCTGGACTATCAGTGGCCCGGCAATATCCGCGAGTTCGAAAATGTCATCGAACGGGCGGTGATACTCGCCGACGACGGCGATCCCATCGATATCCGCCACCTCTCGGGCATCGAAGAAGCCGAGGGCACGCCGCAACTGGGCACCGTCAGCTGGGATCAGGCGCCAGTTATCGGTATCCGTCTGCCAAAAGGCGAGCCAGCCGCCGTCGGGGCTGGCCAGCAAGAGAATGCCAGCCACCAACAGCTCCTCCAGTTAGCCAGACGAACCCTGCAACGCGGTCCGATCAAACTACCTGAGATCGAAGACGTATATATCGAGGAAGCCATGAAAATGAGCGAGGGCAAGGTCTCCAAGGCCGCAGCGCTACTCGGCCTGAGCCGCGCCCAACTCGATTACCGCTTGAAGAAGATGGCCGGCGAGCGCCTGGACTGA
- a CDS encoding MFS transporter, translated as METAALVIGSFAVVMSATTINVAIAPMMRDLAISHHLAQQFSSVFLGMTVVCAPLAAWIADRFGAWWVFRALLLLYVLVSLLAGVSDSFSAMLIARGLQGLCAGIIQPLSLFLILESALPEKQGRTMSMFGLGVVMAPALGPTLAGFVVELFGWRYTFWLGVPPALIALGLVAWARPVDLHQRVGQGRLDLPGLVLLACLVAVVFAWPPLLAYSTWLAAVLVVAWLLLLVVFWHQQERSEEPLIAPKLFRYPRFLSGILVTVAYGAGMYGSIFLVPLLLQDGLGESAVTTGNLMLLGGLALALSIQMAGQLVDRFSPRLVVMIGLACFAFSCLLLALPASLGLIALGIVLGRIGLGMIIPSLYTAMVRAVPDELLRRGTVVTTLLRQAGGALGITMIGVLLASLSAANLKGWSALPAGSAPYSVIFAMLGLLFLWALRTSRRLN; from the coding sequence ATGGAAACCGCAGCACTGGTCATTGGCTCCTTTGCTGTGGTCATGTCCGCTACCACTATCAATGTGGCGATTGCCCCGATGATGCGCGACTTAGCCATCAGTCATCACCTCGCCCAGCAGTTCTCTTCGGTATTTCTTGGTATGACCGTGGTCTGTGCGCCGCTGGCAGCCTGGATTGCCGATCGTTTCGGCGCTTGGTGGGTGTTTCGCGCTCTGCTGCTGCTTTATGTGCTGGTTTCTTTGTTGGCGGGCGTTTCCGACAGCTTTTCCGCCATGCTCATTGCTCGCGGTTTGCAAGGCTTGTGTGCAGGCATTATCCAGCCGTTGTCACTGTTTTTGATTTTAGAGTCGGCTCTGCCTGAGAAACAGGGGCGCACCATGTCCATGTTCGGCTTAGGAGTGGTGATGGCTCCGGCCCTTGGGCCGACCTTGGCTGGCTTTGTGGTTGAACTGTTTGGCTGGCGCTATACCTTCTGGCTTGGTGTTCCGCCGGCCCTTATCGCGCTTGGACTGGTGGCTTGGGCGCGGCCAGTTGACCTGCACCAGCGTGTTGGGCAAGGGCGGCTGGATTTACCTGGACTGGTTCTGCTCGCCTGCCTGGTAGCCGTAGTCTTTGCCTGGCCGCCACTGCTGGCTTATTCGACCTGGTTGGCCGCGGTGCTGGTCGTTGCCTGGTTGCTGTTACTGGTCGTGTTCTGGCACCAGCAAGAGCGCAGCGAGGAACCCCTGATTGCGCCCAAGCTGTTCCGCTATCCGCGTTTTCTCAGTGGCATCCTCGTCACCGTAGCTTACGGTGCCGGCATGTATGGCTCGATTTTTTTGGTTCCGTTGCTGTTGCAAGATGGCCTCGGTGAGTCGGCGGTTACCACCGGCAACCTGATGCTGCTTGGCGGCCTGGCGCTGGCCCTGAGTATCCAGATGGCCGGTCAGCTGGTAGACCGCTTCTCGCCGCGACTGGTGGTGATGATCGGCCTGGCCTGCTTCGCTTTTTCCTGTCTATTGCTGGCGTTACCGGCCAGTTTGGGTCTAATTGCCCTCGGCATTGTGCTTGGTCGTATTGGCCTGGGCATGATCATTCCCAGCTTGTACACGGCGATGGTTCGTGCCGTACCGGACGAGTTGCTGAGGCGCGGCACCGTTGTCACCACGTTATTGCGGCAGGCCGGCGGAGCGCTAGGCATCACCATGATCGGAGTACTGCTGGCCAGCCTTAGCGCGGCCAACCTGAAGGGCTGGAGCGCGCTACCGGCCGGTAGCGCACCTTACTCGGTTATCTTCGCGATGCTCGGCCTATTATTTTTGTGGGCGCTCCGGACCTCGCGCCGCCTGAATTGA
- a CDS encoding cysteine hydrolase family protein, translated as MKSIYLVLDMQNDLVHADGASGKGPLGEQVRAREIIARTATAIARARAEGIPIAFVRVAFSDDHREANPNSQVFGPIAKNGILKMNAWGGQVHEALAPQDGEWDIVKHRVSPFYQTRLELLLKREGIERIYCSGVSTQAVVQATVRDAHDRDFDVVLLEDCCASPSAQEHENSVASISRFCSVANSELAFT; from the coding sequence ATGAAAAGTATTTACCTAGTCCTGGACATGCAGAACGACCTGGTGCACGCGGACGGCGCCAGCGGCAAAGGCCCGCTGGGCGAGCAGGTGCGGGCGCGCGAGATCATCGCTCGAACCGCTACGGCCATCGCTCGGGCCCGCGCCGAGGGCATCCCGATCGCCTTCGTCCGTGTGGCCTTCTCCGACGATCACCGTGAGGCCAACCCGAACTCCCAGGTGTTCGGCCCCATCGCTAAGAACGGCATCCTCAAGATGAATGCCTGGGGCGGTCAGGTTCACGAAGCGCTGGCTCCGCAGGACGGCGAGTGGGACATCGTCAAGCACCGTGTTTCCCCGTTCTACCAGACGCGCCTGGAGCTGCTGCTAAAACGTGAAGGCATCGAGCGCATCTACTGCAGCGGCGTGAGCACCCAGGCCGTGGTGCAGGCCACCGTGCGTGACGCCCATGACCGTGATTTCGATGTGGTGTTGCTGGAGGATTGCTGTGCTTCGCCGTCCGCCCAGGAACACGAAAACTCCGTGGCTAGCATCAGCCGCTTCTGCTCCGTGGCCAACTCCGAGTTGGCCTTTACCTGA
- a CDS encoding SDR family NAD(P)-dependent oxidoreductase: MSVAMVTGASGAIGAAVCRQLAAEGYQVAALDLSEPQTLPARAQFFVCDVAAKSEVREVIDEVEGRMGPITALVNVAGIVSKGSALGLSIAEFERVMRINVQGTLVPCQLVGQLMAERRRGAIVNIGSVVGKNGGNARPWLDRGEQEVAGNVAYGMSKAAVHTLTLFLAKELASQGVRVNAVAPGPIATAMTTVFPDNLRALVPVGRMGSPEDVAEAVYFLLSAKAGFISGEILDVNGALWCD, translated from the coding sequence ATGAGTGTGGCAATGGTTACCGGCGCCAGTGGCGCCATCGGCGCCGCGGTCTGCCGTCAACTGGCGGCCGAGGGCTACCAGGTGGCGGCCCTGGACCTGAGCGAGCCCCAGACGTTGCCGGCCCGGGCCCAGTTCTTCGTCTGCGATGTGGCGGCGAAGAGCGAGGTGCGCGAGGTCATCGACGAGGTCGAAGGGCGGATGGGGCCGATCACTGCGCTGGTCAACGTGGCCGGCATCGTCTCCAAGGGCAGCGCCCTGGGGCTGTCCATCGCCGAGTTCGAGCGGGTGATGCGCATCAACGTGCAGGGCACCCTGGTGCCCTGCCAACTGGTCGGCCAGCTGATGGCCGAACGTCGGCGCGGCGCCATCGTCAACATCGGCTCGGTGGTCGGCAAGAATGGTGGCAATGCTCGACCCTGGCTGGACCGCGGTGAGCAGGAGGTGGCCGGCAACGTGGCCTACGGCATGTCGAAGGCGGCGGTGCATACCCTGACCCTGTTCCTCGCCAAGGAACTGGCCAGTCAGGGCGTGCGGGTCAATGCGGTGGCGCCGGGGCCGATTGCCACAGCTATGACCACGGTGTTCCCGGACAACCTGCGGGCCCTGGTGCCCGTCGGGCGTATGGGCAGCCCCGAGGACGTGGCAGAGGCGGTGTACTTCCTGCTCTCGGCCAAGGCCGGCTTCATCTCCGGGGAAATTCTCGACGTCAACGGCGCCCTCTGGTGCGACTGA
- a CDS encoding FAD-dependent oxidoreductase: MTELKFDLVVLGCGVAGLSAAVAGGERGLRVAVLERATQEERGGQSRFTEAYLRMKSHEEVTDDFDTFLAEHSGYYQDPDFVAESLRERDTWSAQTKALASIDAGVIGTFSALVPETIDWLKDNGVKFDFLPTQFLTSTQPRLLPVGGGEAIVEALAARAEALGVEFFYETSGRSLITADCNTVIGLRAWSRERGELALHGAVVLASGGFEGNAEMLARYLGPRSVFLRPVCKGGYYNRGEGIAMALDIGAAPAGEFGSYHAEPVDPRSGISEPSIFIFPYGVLINQQGERFTDEAPGTVDAWYERVTRQIYAQSEGIAWVVLDQKVKEIPNYRLGIRTDQPAIEAPTLAELAGKIGVPAAALEASLARYNAACRAGDYHPLRLDGLATEGLLPPKSNWARPLDAGPFMAYPIISANVFTFGGLKIDEQARVLNADGQAIANLYAAGETVGLYFGNYAGGTSVLKGLVFGRQAGYCAAGR, from the coding sequence ATGACTGAATTGAAGTTCGATCTTGTTGTGCTTGGATGTGGCGTCGCCGGGCTGTCGGCAGCGGTGGCGGGGGGAGAACGCGGCCTGCGCGTGGCGGTGCTCGAGCGGGCAACGCAAGAGGAGCGCGGTGGGCAGAGCCGGTTCACCGAGGCGTACCTGCGGATGAAGAGTCACGAAGAGGTCACCGATGACTTCGATACGTTTCTCGCCGAGCATTCGGGGTACTATCAGGATCCGGATTTCGTCGCCGAGAGCCTCCGCGAGCGCGATACCTGGTCGGCGCAGACCAAGGCGCTAGCCTCCATCGATGCCGGGGTGATCGGCACGTTCTCGGCACTGGTGCCGGAAACCATCGATTGGCTCAAGGACAACGGCGTGAAGTTCGACTTCCTGCCGACCCAGTTTCTTACCAGCACCCAGCCGCGCCTGCTGCCGGTGGGCGGCGGCGAGGCCATAGTCGAGGCTCTGGCGGCGCGGGCCGAGGCCCTGGGCGTTGAGTTCTTCTACGAGACCAGTGGCCGGTCGCTGATCACCGCCGACTGCAATACCGTCATTGGCCTGCGCGCCTGGTCGCGCGAGCGCGGCGAACTGGCCTTGCATGGCGCCGTGGTGCTGGCCAGCGGCGGCTTCGAGGGCAATGCCGAGATGCTCGCCCGCTACCTGGGCCCGCGTTCGGTGTTCCTGCGTCCGGTGTGCAAGGGCGGCTACTACAACCGTGGCGAAGGTATCGCCATGGCCTTGGACATCGGCGCGGCGCCGGCTGGCGAGTTTGGCAGCTACCACGCCGAGCCGGTGGACCCGCGCTCGGGCATTTCCGAGCCGTCGATCTTCATCTTTCCCTACGGTGTGTTGATCAATCAGCAGGGTGAGCGCTTCACCGACGAGGCACCGGGCACCGTGGATGCCTGGTACGAGCGGGTGACCCGGCAGATCTACGCGCAGAGCGAGGGCATTGCCTGGGTGGTGCTGGATCAGAAGGTCAAGGAGATTCCCAACTACCGCCTGGGCATCCGCACCGACCAGCCGGCCATCGAGGCGCCGACCCTGGCCGAGCTGGCGGGCAAGATCGGCGTGCCGGCCGCGGCGCTGGAGGCCAGCCTGGCGCGCTACAACGCCGCTTGCCGCGCGGGCGACTATCACCCGCTGCGGCTCGACGGCCTGGCCACCGAGGGGCTGCTGCCGCCGAAGAGCAACTGGGCGCGGCCGCTCGATGCGGGGCCGTTCATGGCTTATCCGATCATCTCGGCCAATGTCTTCACCTTCGGTGGCCTGAAGATCGACGAGCAGGCTCGGGTACTCAACGCCGACGGGCAGGCGATCGCCAACCTATACGCCGCGGGCGAGACCGTGGGCCTGTACTTCGGTAACTACGCCGGCGGCACCTCGGTGCTCAAGGGCCTGGTATTTGGCCGCCAGGCGGGCTACTGCGCTGCCGGCCGCTGA
- a CDS encoding LysR family transcriptional regulator, with the protein MDRLWAMQVFVRVVECSSFSRAAESLDIANATVTSSVRNLENYLGTTLLSRNTRTLRLTDAGESYFQRCTELLRQVEEAESSVREKQGEIAGQLSVESPAAFARALLCPALPAFAGQHPELSVALRLTDHPEDLIASGTDVAIRIDSVNDADLVARPLYQAHYVACVSPALLAASGTPQQPRDLDAQRCLGLLGQGRYAPAPWSFSRDGDSIELTPQGKLHFNSTDALIQAALADQGYIYVLDVFVNALISSGQLVELFPGWHTGGRTFYTVTPKTRFVAPRTRAFIQFMLETLDAQRRPPPEASIALHPGRHGRG; encoded by the coding sequence ATGGACAGACTCTGGGCCATGCAGGTGTTCGTGCGGGTGGTGGAATGCAGCAGCTTCAGCCGCGCGGCGGAGTCCCTGGATATCGCCAACGCCACCGTCACCTCTAGCGTGCGCAACCTGGAGAACTACCTGGGCACCACCCTGCTGTCGCGCAACACCCGAACCTTGCGACTGACCGATGCCGGGGAAAGCTATTTCCAACGCTGCACCGAGCTGTTGCGCCAAGTGGAAGAAGCCGAATCCTCCGTACGCGAAAAGCAGGGCGAGATCGCTGGCCAGCTGAGCGTCGAATCGCCGGCCGCCTTCGCCCGCGCACTGCTCTGCCCGGCCTTGCCTGCGTTTGCCGGGCAGCACCCGGAGTTGTCGGTGGCCTTGCGCCTCACCGACCATCCTGAGGATCTGATTGCCAGTGGCACCGATGTTGCCATCCGCATCGACTCGGTGAACGACGCCGACCTGGTAGCCCGACCGCTGTACCAGGCGCACTACGTCGCCTGCGTGTCGCCCGCCCTGCTGGCCGCCAGCGGCACGCCGCAGCAGCCTCGAGACTTAGACGCGCAGCGCTGCCTCGGCCTGCTCGGCCAGGGCCGTTATGCGCCGGCCCCCTGGTCGTTCAGCCGCGACGGCGACAGCATCGAACTGACGCCCCAGGGCAAACTGCACTTCAACAGCACGGACGCCCTGATCCAGGCCGCACTCGCCGATCAGGGCTACATCTACGTGCTCGACGTGTTCGTCAACGCGCTGATTTCATCCGGCCAGCTGGTGGAGCTGTTTCCCGGCTGGCATACCGGTGGGCGTACGTTTTACACCGTCACCCCCAAGACCCGCTTTGTCGCGCCACGCACCCGGGCCTTCATCCAGTTCATGCTGGAGACCCTGGATGCCCAGCGCCGCCCGCCACCGGAGGCCAGTATCGCCTTGCACCCGGGGCGGCACGGTCGCGGCTGA